The following are encoded together in the Pseudomonas sp. IB20 genome:
- the rhlB gene encoding ATP-dependent RNA helicase RhlB, with product MTVLKALKKMFGKSEAEPLAPVPSAPAPKPGNRNDGQQPERTAPVAAPKKPPVTPTEPVKAAEAEPAPAPKAPRRERAPKPPVTPWKLEDFAVEPLEGKTRFHDFKLAPELMHAIQDLGFPYCTPIQAQVLGFTLAGKDAIGRAQTGTGKTAAFLISIITQLLQTPPPKERYMGEPRALIIAPTRELVVQIAKDAADLTKYTGLNVMTFVGGMDFDKQLKHLEARHCDILVATPGRLLDFNQRGDVHLDMVEVMVLDEADRMLDMGFIPQVRQIIRQTPPKNERQTLLFSATFTEDVMNLAKQWTTDPSIVEIEALNVASENVEQHIYAVAGADKYKLLYNLINDNGWERVMVFANRKDEVRRIEERLVRDGVNAAQLSGDVPQHKRIKTLEGFREGKIRVLVATDVAGRGIHIDGISHVINFTLPEVPDDYVHRIGRTGRAGAAGVSISFAGEDDSYQLPSIETLLGRKISCETPPTHLLRAVERKRP from the coding sequence ATCACCGTGCTCAAAGCACTTAAGAAGATGTTCGGCAAAAGCGAGGCTGAGCCGCTCGCGCCTGTTCCCAGTGCTCCTGCCCCCAAGCCCGGCAACCGCAACGACGGTCAACAGCCAGAACGGACCGCACCTGTCGCCGCGCCGAAGAAGCCACCGGTGACACCGACTGAACCGGTAAAAGCCGCTGAAGCCGAGCCTGCACCTGCGCCCAAAGCACCGCGCCGCGAACGTGCACCCAAACCGCCCGTGACGCCATGGAAGCTCGAAGACTTCGCCGTCGAGCCCCTGGAAGGTAAAACCCGCTTCCACGATTTCAAGCTGGCCCCGGAACTGATGCACGCCATCCAGGACCTGGGTTTCCCGTACTGCACACCGATCCAGGCGCAAGTGCTGGGCTTCACCCTGGCGGGCAAAGACGCCATTGGCCGCGCCCAAACCGGCACCGGCAAGACCGCCGCGTTCCTGATCTCGATCATCACCCAGTTGCTGCAGACGCCGCCGCCCAAAGAGCGCTACATGGGTGAGCCGCGCGCACTGATCATCGCCCCGACCCGCGAACTGGTGGTGCAGATCGCCAAGGACGCCGCCGACCTGACCAAGTACACCGGCCTCAACGTCATGACGTTCGTGGGCGGCATGGACTTCGACAAGCAGCTCAAGCACCTTGAAGCCCGTCACTGCGACATCCTGGTCGCCACCCCTGGCCGCCTGCTCGACTTCAACCAGCGCGGCGACGTGCACCTGGACATGGTCGAAGTGATGGTGCTGGACGAAGCCGACCGCATGCTCGACATGGGCTTCATCCCGCAAGTACGCCAGATCATTCGCCAGACCCCGCCGAAAAACGAGCGCCAGACCCTGCTGTTCTCCGCGACCTTTACCGAAGACGTGATGAACCTCGCCAAGCAGTGGACCACCGACCCGTCCATCGTCGAGATCGAAGCGCTGAACGTCGCCAGCGAAAACGTCGAACAGCACATCTACGCCGTGGCCGGTGCCGACAAGTACAAGCTGCTTTACAACCTGATCAACGACAACGGTTGGGAGCGCGTCATGGTGTTTGCCAACCGCAAGGACGAAGTGCGCCGCATCGAAGAACGCCTGGTGCGTGATGGCGTCAACGCCGCGCAACTGTCGGGCGATGTGCCGCAGCACAAGCGCATCAAGACCCTGGAAGGCTTTCGCGAAGGCAAGATTCGCGTGCTGGTGGCCACCGACGTGGCCGGGCGCGGGATTCACATCGACGGCATCAGCCACGTGATCAACTTCACCCTGCCGGAAGTGCCGGACGACTACGTGCACCGCATTGGCCGTACCGGCCGTGCAGGCGCTGCGGGTGTGTCGATCAGCTTTGCCGGTGAAGATGACTCGTACCAGTTACCGTCCATCGAGACGTTGCTGGGCCGCAAGATCAGCTGCGAAACGCCGCCGACGCACTTGCTGCGGGCTGTGGAGCGCAAGCGCCCTTAA
- a CDS encoding alpha/beta hydrolase codes for MTEPLILQPAKPADACVIWLHGLGADRYDFLPVAEALQETLQSTRFVLPQAPTRPVTINGGYEMPSWYDIKAMSPARSISLEELEVSAKMLTDLIEEQKRTGIDASRIFLAGFSQGGAVVFHTAFLKWQGPLGGVIALSTYAPTFGDELEISASQQRIPTLCLHGQYDDVVQNAMGRSAYEHLKSRGVTVTWQEYPMGHEVLPEEIRDIGTWLSARLG; via the coding sequence ATGACCGAACCCTTGATTCTTCAGCCCGCCAAGCCCGCAGACGCCTGCGTCATCTGGTTGCATGGCCTGGGTGCCGATCGCTACGACTTCCTGCCGGTGGCCGAGGCGCTACAGGAAACCTTGCAGTCCACACGCTTTGTATTGCCCCAGGCGCCGACGCGTCCGGTGACCATCAATGGCGGTTACGAGATGCCCAGCTGGTACGACATCAAGGCCATGAGCCCGGCCCGCTCGATCAGCCTGGAAGAGCTGGAAGTGTCCGCCAAAATGCTCACGGACTTGATCGAAGAGCAGAAGAGGACCGGAATAGACGCCTCGCGAATTTTCCTCGCTGGATTTTCCCAAGGTGGCGCCGTGGTCTTCCACACCGCCTTCCTGAAATGGCAGGGACCACTGGGTGGCGTTATCGCCCTCTCCACCTATGCGCCGACCTTCGGTGACGAGCTGGAAATTTCCGCCAGCCAGCAGCGTATTCCGACCTTGTGCCTGCACGGCCAGTACGATGACGTGGTGCAGAACGCCATGGGCCGCAGCGCCTACGAGCATTTGAAGAGCCGTGGTGTCACCGTGACATGGCAGGAATACCCAATGGGCCACGAAGTGTTACCTGAAGAGATACGCGATATCGGCACCTGGTTGAGCGCCCGGCTGGGCTGA
- a CDS encoding amino acid ABC transporter substrate-binding protein, whose protein sequence is MKVLKSTLAIVTAAAVLGVSGFAQAGATLDAVQKKGFVQCGVSDGLPGFSVPDASGKILGIDADVCRAVAAAVFGDATKVKFSQLNAKERFTALQSGEVDILSRNTTMTSSRDSGMGLKFPGFITYYDGIGFLVNNKLGVKSAKELDGATICIQAGTTTELNVSDFFRANNLKYTPITFDTSDESAKSLESGRCDVLTSDKSQLFAQRSKLASPKDYVVLPETISKEPLGPVVRNGDDEWLAIVRWVGYAMLNAEEAGITSKNVEAEAKSTKNPDVARLLGADGEYGKDLKVKKDWVVQIVKQVGNYGEVFERNLGKSTPLEIDRGLNALWNNGGIQYAPPVR, encoded by the coding sequence ATGAAGGTATTGAAATCCACCCTGGCCATTGTGACCGCGGCCGCTGTACTGGGTGTCAGTGGTTTTGCCCAAGCCGGCGCCACCCTGGACGCCGTGCAGAAGAAAGGCTTCGTGCAATGTGGCGTGAGTGACGGCCTGCCGGGTTTCTCGGTGCCGGATGCCAGCGGCAAGATCCTTGGGATCGATGCTGACGTTTGCCGCGCTGTGGCCGCTGCCGTTTTCGGTGATGCGACCAAGGTCAAGTTCAGCCAGTTGAATGCCAAGGAGCGTTTCACCGCGCTTCAATCCGGCGAAGTCGACATCCTGTCGCGTAACACCACCATGACCAGCTCTCGCGATTCGGGCATGGGCCTGAAATTCCCAGGCTTCATTACCTACTACGACGGCATTGGCTTCCTGGTTAACAACAAACTGGGCGTAAAAAGTGCTAAGGAACTGGACGGTGCAACCATCTGCATCCAGGCCGGTACCACCACTGAGTTGAACGTCTCTGACTTCTTCCGCGCCAACAACCTCAAATACACCCCGATCACCTTCGACACCTCTGATGAAAGCGCCAAGTCGCTGGAGTCGGGCCGTTGCGACGTGCTGACCTCCGACAAGTCCCAACTGTTCGCCCAGCGCAGCAAGTTGGCCTCGCCGAAAGACTACGTGGTGCTGCCGGAAACCATTTCCAAAGAACCACTGGGCCCAGTCGTGCGTAACGGCGACGACGAGTGGCTGGCCATCGTGCGCTGGGTTGGCTACGCCATGCTCAACGCTGAAGAAGCCGGTATCACCTCGAAAAACGTTGAAGCTGAAGCCAAGTCCACCAAAAACCCGGACGTTGCGCGTCTGCTCGGTGCTGACGGCGAGTACGGCAAAGACCTGAAAGTGAAAAAAGACTGGGTTGTACAGATCGTCAAGCAAGTCGGTAACTACGGTGAAGTGTTCGAGCGCAACCTGGGCAAGAGCACCCCGCTGGAAATCGACCGTGGCCTGAACGCGCTGTGGAACAACGGCGGCATTCAATACGCACCACCTGTGCGCTGA
- a CDS encoding amino acid ABC transporter permease, whose product MQNQIGAPKQKLSFSDPKVRAWLFQIITIVAVVSLGWYLFNNTQTNLQHRGITSGFDFLERSAGFGIAQHLIDYTESDTYARVFVIGLLNTLLVTVIGVVLATLLGFVIGVARLSPNWMINKLATVYVEVFRNIPPLLQILFWYFAVFLTMPGPRASHNFGDTFFVSSRGLNMPAALAADGFWPFVVSVVIAIVAIVLMTRWANKRFEATGVPFHKFWAGLALLIVIPALCALMFGAPLHWEMPKLQGFNFVGGWVLIPELLALTLALTVYTAAFIAEIVRSGIKSVSHGQTEAARSLGLRPGPTLRKVIIPQALRVIIPPLTSQYLNLAKNSSLAAGIGYPEMVSLFAGTVLNQTGQAIEVIAITMSVYLAISISISLLMNWYNKRIALIER is encoded by the coding sequence ATGCAAAATCAAATCGGCGCACCAAAGCAGAAGCTCAGCTTCAGCGATCCCAAAGTGCGTGCGTGGCTTTTCCAGATCATCACGATTGTGGCGGTGGTCTCGCTGGGCTGGTACCTCTTCAACAATACGCAAACCAACCTTCAGCACCGGGGCATTACCTCGGGTTTCGACTTTCTTGAACGCAGTGCCGGCTTCGGCATTGCTCAGCACCTGATCGACTACACCGAATCGGACACCTACGCCCGCGTCTTTGTGATCGGCCTGCTCAACACCTTGCTGGTGACCGTGATCGGCGTGGTCCTGGCGACGTTGCTGGGTTTCGTCATCGGTGTGGCGCGTCTGTCGCCGAACTGGATGATCAACAAACTGGCGACGGTGTATGTGGAGGTGTTCCGCAACATTCCGCCGCTGCTGCAGATTCTGTTCTGGTATTTCGCGGTGTTCCTGACCATGCCGGGGCCGCGTGCCAGCCATAATTTCGGTGACACGTTCTTTGTCAGCAGCCGTGGCCTGAACATGCCGGCTGCATTGGCGGCTGACGGCTTCTGGCCGTTTGTGGTCAGTGTGGTCATCGCCATCGTGGCAATCGTGCTGATGACGCGTTGGGCCAACAAGCGCTTTGAAGCGACCGGGGTGCCGTTCCACAAGTTCTGGGCTGGCCTGGCATTGCTCATCGTGATCCCGGCGTTGTGCGCCTTGATGTTCGGCGCGCCGCTGCACTGGGAAATGCCCAAGCTGCAAGGTTTCAACTTTGTCGGCGGCTGGGTATTGATCCCTGAACTGCTGGCGTTGACCCTCGCGCTTACTGTCTATACGGCAGCGTTTATTGCCGAGATCGTGCGTTCGGGCATCAAGTCCGTCAGCCACGGCCAGACCGAAGCCGCGCGCTCCCTGGGCCTGCGCCCTGGGCCGACGCTGCGCAAGGTCATCATCCCGCAGGCCCTGCGGGTGATCATTCCGCCGCTGACCAGCCAATACCTGAACCTGGCGAAAAACTCGTCGTTGGCCGCCGGTATCGGTTACCCGGAAATGGTGTCGCTGTTTGCCGGTACGGTGCTCAACCAGACCGGGCAGGCGATCGAGGTTATTGCCATCACCATGAGCGTGTACCTGGCGATCAGCATCAGCATTTCCCTGCTGATGAATTGGTACAACAAGCGCATTGCGCTGATCGAGCGGTGA
- a CDS encoding amino acid ABC transporter permease, producing the protein MSSHTFKPDMPPPSKVFGPIAWMRANLFSSWLNTLLTLLAFYLIYLIVPPILHWAILDANWVGTTRADCTKEGACWVFIQQRFGQFMYGYYPGDLRWRVDLTVWLAIVGVAPLFISRFQRKAIYGLSFLVLYPIIAYFLLHGGIFGLTNVATSQWGGLMLTLVIATVGIAGALPLGIVLALGRRSNMPAIRVVCVTFIEFWRGVPLITVLFMSSVMLPLFLPEGMGIDKLLRALIGVILFQSAYVAEVVRGGLQAIPKGQYEAAAAMGLGYWRSMGLVILPQALKLVIPGIVNTFIALFKDTSLVIIIGLFDLLNSVKQAAADPKWLGMATEGYVFAALVFWIFCFGMSRYSIHLEHKLDTGHKR; encoded by the coding sequence ATGAGTTCGCATACGTTCAAACCTGATATGCCACCACCGAGCAAAGTCTTCGGGCCGATCGCATGGATGCGCGCCAACCTGTTTTCCAGCTGGCTCAACACCCTGCTGACGCTGTTGGCGTTTTACCTGATCTACCTGATTGTGCCGCCGATCCTGCACTGGGCCATCCTCGACGCCAACTGGGTCGGGACCACACGCGCTGATTGCACCAAAGAGGGTGCCTGCTGGGTGTTTATCCAACAGCGCTTCGGGCAGTTCATGTACGGCTACTACCCGGGCGATCTGCGCTGGCGCGTGGACCTGACCGTGTGGCTGGCCATCGTCGGCGTGGCGCCGTTGTTCATCTCGCGTTTTCAACGCAAGGCGATCTACGGCCTGAGCTTTCTGGTGCTGTACCCGATCATTGCCTACTTCCTGCTGCACGGCGGCATCTTCGGCCTGACCAACGTGGCCACCAGCCAATGGGGCGGCCTGATGCTGACCCTGGTCATCGCCACGGTCGGCATTGCCGGCGCGTTGCCGTTGGGCATTGTGCTGGCGTTGGGGCGGCGCTCGAACATGCCGGCGATTCGAGTGGTCTGCGTGACCTTCATCGAATTCTGGCGCGGCGTGCCGTTGATCACCGTGCTGTTCATGTCGTCGGTGATGCTGCCGTTGTTCCTGCCCGAAGGCATGGGCATCGACAAACTGCTGCGGGCATTGATCGGCGTGATCCTGTTCCAGTCGGCCTACGTGGCTGAAGTGGTGCGCGGTGGCTTGCAGGCGATTCCCAAGGGGCAGTACGAAGCGGCCGCGGCGATGGGCTTGGGTTACTGGCGCAGCATGGGCCTGGTGATTCTGCCGCAAGCCTTGAAGCTGGTGATCCCGGGCATCGTCAACACGTTTATTGCGCTGTTCAAGGACACCAGCCTTGTGATCATCATCGGCCTGTTCGACCTGCTCAACAGCGTCAAACAAGCCGCCGCCGACCCGAAATGGTTGGGCATGGCCACTGAAGGCTACGTGTTCGCCGCCCTGGTGTTCTGGATTTTCTGTTTTGGTATGTCGCGCTATTCCATTCATTTGGAACACAAGCTCGACACAGGCCACAAGCGTTAG
- a CDS encoding amino acid ABC transporter ATP-binding protein, translating to MSEAIKQPVSPEGIIQMQGVNKWYGQFHVLKDINLNVKQGERIVLCGPSGSGKSTTIRCLNRLEEHQQGRIVVDGVELTNDLKQIEAIRREVGMVFQHFNLFPHLTILQNCTLAPMWVRKMPKRKAEEIAMHYLERVRIPEQAHKFPGQLSGGQQQRVAIARALCMKPKIMLFDEPTSALDPEMVKEVLDTMIGLAEDGMTMLCVTHEMGFARTVANRVIFMDKGEIVEQAAPNDFFDNPQNDRTKLFLSQILH from the coding sequence ATGAGCGAAGCGATCAAACAGCCTGTGAGCCCTGAAGGCATTATCCAGATGCAGGGCGTCAACAAGTGGTACGGCCAGTTCCACGTGTTGAAAGACATCAACCTCAACGTCAAGCAGGGCGAGCGTATCGTGCTGTGCGGCCCGTCGGGTTCGGGCAAGTCCACCACCATCCGCTGCCTCAACCGCTTGGAAGAGCACCAGCAAGGCCGCATCGTGGTCGATGGCGTGGAACTGACCAACGACCTCAAGCAGATCGAAGCGATCCGCCGTGAAGTCGGCATGGTGTTCCAGCACTTCAACTTGTTCCCGCACCTGACCATCCTGCAAAACTGCACGCTGGCGCCGATGTGGGTGCGCAAGATGCCCAAGCGCAAGGCCGAAGAAATCGCCATGCATTACTTGGAGCGTGTGCGCATCCCGGAGCAGGCCCACAAGTTCCCGGGGCAACTGTCCGGCGGCCAGCAACAGCGCGTGGCCATCGCGCGTGCCCTGTGCATGAAGCCGAAAATCATGCTGTTCGACGAACCGACCTCGGCGCTGGACCCGGAAATGGTCAAGGAAGTACTCGACACCATGATCGGCCTGGCCGAAGACGGCATGACCATGTTGTGCGTGACCCACGAAATGGGCTTTGCCCGCACCGTGGCCAACCGCGTGATCTTCATGGACAAGGGCGAAATCGTCGAGCAGGCGGCGCCGAATGACTTCTTCGACAACCCGCAGAATGATCGGACCAAGTTGTTCTTGAGCCAGATTTTGCATTGA
- a CDS encoding type II toxin-antitoxin system MqsA family antitoxin, giving the protein MNTQHCYICGAPDAMTRFEGRSETLCIKGMERRIDDLSGWECQVCEDGMYDPDSCERHAKAGDDLLHAARRMMGAELKRIRRKLHLTQKQTVELLSGGGHNAFSRYERGEIAPPKPLMVLMRLLDRYPYLLTDAKELAEGADLRNAFTYTLNNETQDALKAS; this is encoded by the coding sequence ATGAACACCCAACACTGCTATATCTGTGGCGCCCCCGACGCCATGACACGCTTTGAAGGCCGCAGCGAAACCCTGTGCATCAAAGGTATGGAGCGGCGCATTGATGATCTGTCGGGCTGGGAATGCCAGGTGTGCGAGGACGGCATGTATGACCCCGATAGCTGCGAACGCCATGCCAAGGCAGGTGATGATCTGCTCCACGCCGCACGACGGATGATGGGCGCCGAACTGAAGCGCATCCGCCGCAAACTGCACCTCACGCAAAAACAAACCGTGGAGTTGCTATCCGGTGGCGGGCACAACGCATTCTCACGCTACGAACGCGGCGAAATAGCACCGCCCAAGCCGTTGATGGTGCTGATGCGCCTGCTGGATCGTTACCCCTACTTGCTCACCGATGCCAAAGAACTGGCCGAAGGCGCAGACCTGCGCAACGCCTTCACCTACACCCTCAACAACGAAACGCAAGACGCCCTCAAAGCGTCCTAG
- a CDS encoding type II toxin-antitoxin system MqsR family toxin: MEKYTPHYDLAVVKADVRRLGAKAFTRAAKKTGEALDLDLTEMQAVVFELQNRMLYQSMTTYADHRVWHDVYHIHSHGLEIYIKVTYCSGSNPPVISFKGMNP; encoded by the coding sequence ATGGAAAAGTACACACCTCATTACGATCTGGCAGTGGTCAAGGCAGATGTGAGGCGGCTTGGTGCCAAGGCTTTCACACGTGCGGCAAAGAAAACCGGCGAGGCTCTCGACCTTGATCTCACTGAGATGCAAGCGGTCGTCTTCGAACTGCAAAACAGGATGTTGTACCAGTCGATGACCACTTATGCCGATCACCGCGTCTGGCATGACGTCTACCACATCCATTCACACGGTCTGGAGATTTACATCAAGGTCACTTACTGCTCCGGTAGTAACCCACCGGTGATCTCCTTCAAAGGGATGAACCCATGA
- a CDS encoding FadR/GntR family transcriptional regulator, with amino-acid sequence MTDIAPLIKRSLVDQALEQLRRRITEGKWAIGERLPTEPELSAELGISRNTVREAMRVLAFCGLIEIRQGDGSYLRSMTDPLGAMRALSHCTLEQAQETRQILEVEAIGLAALRRTEDDLKHLRQALSVSAELYHGDLEAYISADLVFHKHLVDAAHNPALSELYQYFSAIVGAQLRQTLNISPRRQAVFDLHIALLDAVEHQDPERAKSLCRQLINEP; translated from the coding sequence ATGACAGACATCGCCCCTCTGATCAAACGCTCCCTCGTTGACCAGGCCCTGGAGCAGTTGCGTCGGCGCATCACCGAAGGCAAGTGGGCCATCGGCGAGCGCCTGCCCACCGAGCCTGAGCTGTCTGCCGAGTTAGGCATCAGCCGCAACACCGTGCGCGAAGCCATGCGTGTGTTGGCGTTCTGCGGCTTGATCGAAATCCGCCAGGGCGACGGCAGTTATTTACGCTCGATGACCGACCCGCTGGGCGCGATGCGCGCATTGTCCCACTGCACCTTGGAGCAGGCGCAGGAGACGCGGCAGATTCTGGAAGTGGAGGCCATCGGGCTCGCGGCACTGCGCCGTACTGAAGACGATCTGAAACATTTACGCCAAGCCTTAAGCGTCAGCGCCGAGCTGTACCACGGTGACCTGGAGGCCTACATCAGCGCAGACCTGGTGTTCCACAAACACTTGGTCGATGCCGCGCACAACCCGGCCTTGAGCGAGCTGTACCAGTATTTCTCCGCCATTGTCGGCGCCCAGTTGCGCCAGACCCTGAATATCTCACCGCGTCGCCAGGCCGTGTTCGACCTGCATATCGCCCTGCTCGACGCCGTGGAGCACCAAGACCCGGAACGCGCCAAATCCCTCTGCCGGCAGTTGATCAATGAACCTTGA
- a CDS encoding CynX/NimT family MFS transporter: MNLEAKRTTELKTLLIDAEADDDVVQHTPPVVARPWLLLLGLILVALNLRPALSSLSPLLADVSHSLGLSAAKAGLLTTLPVLCLGLFAPMAPILARRFGAERVVLGILLTLAAGIILRSSFGEVGLFAGSLIAGASIGIIGVLLPGIVKRDFAKQAGTMTGVYTMALCLGAALAAGSTVPLSRYFGDSWSIGLGFWILPALVAALFWLPQVGQKHGAHQVAYRVKGLLRDPLAWQVTLYMGLQSSLAYIVFGWLPSILIGRGLTPTQAGLVLSGSVIVQLASSLAAPWLATRGKDQRLAIVVVMLLTLGGLFGCLYAPLDGLWGWAILLGLGQGGTFSLALTLIVLRSRDAHVAANLSSMAQGIGYTLASLGPLAVGLVHDWTGGWSAVGWIFAVLGLGAIIAGLGAGRARCRG; the protein is encoded by the coding sequence ATGAACCTTGAAGCCAAACGCACTACCGAACTCAAAACGCTGCTGATCGACGCCGAAGCCGACGACGACGTGGTGCAGCACACCCCGCCGGTGGTCGCGCGGCCATGGCTGTTGCTGTTGGGCCTGATACTGGTGGCGTTGAACCTGCGCCCGGCGCTGTCGAGCCTGTCGCCGCTACTGGCTGACGTCTCGCACAGTCTCGGATTGTCGGCGGCCAAAGCCGGCTTGCTGACCACCTTGCCGGTGTTGTGCCTGGGGCTGTTTGCGCCCATGGCGCCGATCCTGGCCCGGCGTTTTGGCGCCGAGCGGGTGGTGCTGGGGATTCTGCTGACGTTGGCTGCCGGCATTATTCTGCGCAGTTCGTTCGGTGAGGTCGGCCTGTTCGCCGGCAGCCTGATTGCCGGTGCGAGCATCGGCATCATCGGCGTGTTGCTGCCGGGTATCGTCAAGCGTGACTTCGCCAAACAGGCCGGCACCATGACCGGCGTGTACACCATGGCGCTGTGCCTGGGCGCCGCGTTGGCGGCCGGCTCGACGGTGCCGCTGAGCCGGTATTTCGGCGACAGCTGGAGCATCGGCCTGGGCTTCTGGATTCTGCCGGCGCTGGTGGCGGCGCTGTTCTGGTTGCCGCAAGTCGGGCAGAAACACGGCGCGCATCAAGTCGCCTATCGCGTGAAGGGTTTGCTGCGCGACCCGCTGGCCTGGCAGGTGACCTTGTACATGGGCCTGCAATCGTCGCTGGCCTACATCGTGTTCGGCTGGTTGCCGTCGATCCTGATCGGCCGTGGGCTCACGCCGACTCAAGCGGGGCTGGTGCTGTCGGGCTCGGTCATCGTGCAACTGGCCAGTTCCCTCGCCGCGCCGTGGTTGGCTACGCGGGGTAAGGACCAGCGGCTGGCGATCGTGGTGGTGATGCTGCTGACCCTCGGCGGCCTGTTCGGGTGCTTGTATGCACCGCTCGACGGCCTGTGGGGTTGGGCGATCTTGCTGGGCCTGGGCCAGGGCGGCACCTTCAGCCTGGCGCTGACCTTGATCGTGTTGCGCTCGCGGGACGCCCACGTGGCCGCCAACCTGTCGAGCATGGCCCAGGGCATCGGCTACACGCTGGCGTCCCTCGGGCCGCTGGCGGTTGGCCTGGTGCACGATTGGACCGGTGGTTGGTCGGCGGTCGGCTGGATTTTCGCGGTGCTCGGTTTGGGCGCAATCATCGCCGGGCTTGGCGCCGGACGCGCACGGTGTCGGGGTTGA
- a CDS encoding DUF1120 domain-containing protein: MKTLLMALTACAWLTNASTAQAASTAELTVGGLITPMACTPVLSAGGVIDFGKISQKDLNQATGTRLPLKSLTLTISCNAPGRFALRMRDNRDGSAHVSSEIYYGLGLDSAGNKLGVYSVSFDPKQTVADALPVTYGTESTTGGLAWRTSNSNPIDIGSKSLLGFTDVAGSTAGPSAIQNLTSTLTLEAVINAKQNLDLSVETLMDGSATLEVVYL, from the coding sequence ATGAAAACGTTGTTGATGGCGTTAACTGCCTGTGCGTGGTTGACCAACGCATCCACGGCCCAAGCCGCCTCCACCGCCGAACTGACTGTCGGCGGCCTGATCACGCCCATGGCCTGCACCCCCGTGCTGTCCGCCGGCGGTGTGATCGACTTCGGCAAGATCTCCCAGAAGGACCTCAACCAGGCCACGGGCACTCGGCTGCCGCTCAAGTCGCTGACCTTGACTATCAGTTGCAACGCCCCCGGCCGTTTCGCCCTGCGCATGCGCGATAACCGCGACGGCAGCGCCCACGTCAGCAGCGAGATCTATTACGGGCTGGGGCTGGACAGCGCGGGCAACAAACTCGGCGTGTACTCGGTGAGCTTCGATCCCAAACAGACAGTGGCCGATGCCCTGCCGGTGACCTACGGCACCGAATCCACCACCGGTGGCCTGGCGTGGCGCACGTCCAACAGCAACCCCATCGATATCGGCTCCAAGAGCTTGCTCGGCTTTACCGATGTGGCCGGCAGCACCGCCGGGCCTTCGGCTATCCAGAACCTGACCAGCACCTTGACGCTGGAAGCGGTGATCAACGCCAAGCAGAACTTGGACTTGAGTGTGGAGACGCTCATGGACGGCTCCGCCACGCTGGAAGTGGTTTACCTGTAG
- a CDS encoding DUF1120 domain-containing protein — translation MKPILILLTAFSCLATGLAAQAASSVDLSVTGLITPSACEPSLSNGGVYDLGKIAASDLNLDQPTKLPPHSLQLSINCAASTLLALEPRDNRLGSSYAGDESFKFGLGLINGTQRLGSVILEVDSIMADGVQMYPIGSSGPSSWAPTTILSPHFLSAFTPNKTVTAPAPIQRLTAVVSIEPSIAPANTLSLTQEVPIDGSMTLTVKYL, via the coding sequence ATGAAACCGATTCTGATCTTACTGACCGCCTTTTCATGCCTGGCCACCGGCTTGGCGGCACAGGCGGCCTCCAGCGTTGACCTGAGCGTCACTGGCCTGATAACCCCTAGCGCCTGCGAACCGAGCCTGTCCAATGGTGGCGTGTATGACCTGGGCAAGATTGCTGCCAGCGACCTGAACCTCGATCAACCTACCAAGCTGCCCCCTCACAGCCTGCAACTGTCGATCAACTGCGCAGCATCGACCTTGTTGGCCCTGGAGCCACGGGACAACCGCCTTGGCTCCAGTTACGCCGGCGATGAAAGCTTTAAGTTCGGCTTGGGGTTGATCAACGGCACCCAAAGGCTGGGCTCAGTGATATTAGAAGTCGATTCGATCATGGCCGACGGCGTCCAGATGTACCCCATCGGCTCGAGTGGCCCCTCTAGCTGGGCTCCGACGACCATCCTGTCGCCGCACTTCCTGAGCGCATTCACCCCCAACAAAACAGTGACAGCACCGGCGCCGATACAACGGTTGACCGCGGTGGTGTCGATCGAGCCCAGCATCGCCCCGGCCAACACGCTGTCGTTGACGCAAGAAGTCCCCATCGACGGCTCCATGACGCTGACCGTGAAGTACTTATAG